ATCACTTTCTCTGCTAATTTGGAAGCCTCTACATGTTTCTGACACTCAATAATGAGcgaataatttttttcttccaTATCCTCAATAAATTTCTGCAAAATGGATATCTCAAACTGTGATTTTTGAGCTCTTTCAAGTTCCTCTGCATATTCATTCTTCTTCCATTCATTTTCTTCTTTCAGGAGATGAATCTGGCTTTGTAGTCCAACAAATAAGATCTCACTTTGAATCTGGGTGCTCACTCGCTCTTGCTTCTCCACACCCAAGGACACTTTGAATTCTTCCACCTGAGAGTTTACAACTTTCTTCTCTTTCTCTAAGTCCGCATATTCTTCTTCCAATCTGAAAAATCTGTTCTCCAGGCTTCCTAATTTCCTCTCAACAGTTTCCAACTTAAGTAACAAGGTACCCCTTTCGGTTAGAAGATAAGATCTTTCGCTTTTAAGCAGTTCACAGACCTCTTCCAAACCCTTCGATTTCTCCCTCAAACCTCCGAGTTCAACTTTTGCAGCAGATAGAGAATTCTCAAGAACAGCATTTTTCTCCAGTAGCCTATGCATAGTCTCTGTCACAGCATGTAACTGAGAGAGAAGAGAAGCTTTCTCCCTAATAAAGATGGTCTTTTCTCCATTCAAGTCCGACAAGGAGCTTTCATCGACagattttttctttaaaaggtCTTCCATGTTTTCCAACTTCTTCAACAAAATTTCTTTCTCGTTGATACCCTCGTCACAAATATGTCTCAGCCTCATGTTCTCATCCTCTAAATTCTTCAATGAAGCTCCAACACATGCTGGGTTCAGACCTGCTGCTTTTACTTGCTCAATTAAAGCCATATAGCTACTACTCAATTCTTTAATTTCCTCTTTCAAAGATAGTATCTCCTGCTGAAGGGATTTACTAGAGCCCATTTGTAGTGAAACTTCCTTTTCAAGCTTCTGCTTCAACTTTCTCAGGCTGATGATCTCATTTTCCATATTCTCCATTTTGACATTTGATGACAAGTTTGATTGACTCAAACTACGATTGTCATCCCTAACCTGCTGAATCTCAACTTCTAAGCCATTCTTACAGATTTCCAATTCCTTGAGCATTTCAAGAACATTTTTTAACTCCAGTTGCAGAGCTCTATTATCATCTTTAGATTGAGAATTCAAAATTTGCAGATTCTTCAGCACGGCTTCAACTTGTTGGCAATGGGTGTTCTCTTCTTGTAAATGATTCTCAAGCTTCTCCAACTGCTCCCCCTTTGTTGAAAGTTCTTGATCTTTCATGGCAATCTTCTTGACCAGATTCTCTGCCTCGACTCTCAGTGATTGATTTGATACCTCCAAAAGTACGCGATTCTCTTCCACATTTCGGAATTTAGCATTTCCGATCAGGACTTCATTTTCAAGGTGCTTTAGATTCACTACAGCCATAGATAAATCTTTCTCAAGCTGGTTTATTTTCTCCAAGCAGCACTTGTACTCGAGAGTCGAAGCTTCTTTCTCCTTGTTCAGCTGAGCAAGAGCCTTTTGAAGTTCCATGACTGCAGCTTCAGATCTTTTTGCATGCATGTTTAGCAGTTTGGCCTCATCTTCCATAGCAGATATTACCTTCTCTAAATCTAATATTTTTACAAGACACTGCTTGTACTGATCAACTGCAGCTGTATTTGCAATATTTAGTCTCAGTATTTCATCTTTCATAGATTGAGCTTCGCTTTGTGCTTGGATTGCTCTCTCGTCAAGCCCCTTCCTATCTTCTTCGACCAGAGAAACCATAGCCTCCAGATTTGATATCTTCTGCAAATACTCAGTATGTTTGACCAAAGCAGAAACTTTTTCACCCTCTAAATGAAGGAGGGCTTCTTTCAACGTTTGAACCTCTATTTCAGATTTACTTGATTCGTCATCCAGCCTCCTAACATCATTTTGTGCATTATTAAGCTCTCCCTCTATATCAGATAGCCTTTTTAGGCACTGTTGATACAGTAAGAGGAACGCATCCTTTTCAACTTGCACGTTAGCGAGATTTTTTTTCAAGTCTTGAACTTCACTCTCGGCTTTTTCTGCTCTTCCTGTCTCATGAAAAACCTCATCTTTAAGAATATGATTTTCATTTGACAATTTGAGCACTTCATCTCGAAAGTTCTCTTCTCTCCCTTTTTCCCCTTTTGGACATTTTCGTACTGATCCTTCACGAATAAGAAGTTTATTTTCTGGTGTATGAGGTTCCACATCTTTGGTCAAAATTTTAGAAGGTGAATCTTCAGCCAGTTCAAAAGGTAGTTCTTCAGATAAAGCCTCTGCTAAGGTGCAATGGGCCTGATGAAGTTCCCCTGTCGCATGATTATATCTTTCAGCCAGCGCACGATAAGCCCGGTAGAACTCCTCGACCAATTTCATCAACTCAGGCCTTTTCTTGTAGTACATTTCAGCCCTTCGTACAAATGAATCTGCATCTTCTTCGATAAGCTTGATCATTGATTTAACTTTGCCGTCCATATCTGTAGACAATATTAGTTGTCAGACAAACAAAATTAAGGGATGAGATTCAGCAATGCAGTCGTAAGGATTTTTCGGTTTAGGCAATTAACAAGTTGTTTATGGTTAAAACAGAAGAAATTCGGCATAGATTCAAAAGCAATATAAATCTAGCATTGTGTTGACTACTTGGCTTTTTCACTATGTTTCTATTACTTCAAAATTCACCCCATgatgaaaataattttgtaaGTGCATCAGAACAAAGAATGCAACACGTTCAAATATCagcttaaatttttttgttatcaTGAAGCATTGTCAAAGATGGAACTAAAGAGACCACATGAGAAAGCCGCATCACCTGTGAGATTTTCTTGGAGCCATTTTGAGTTTTTTGGGCTAATGTGGCTGTCCCACCACCAAGAATACAAGCGCCTAGACTCAGAATGTGATAGGGTTGCCATAACTCCAGAAACAGATAGAAACACAACTCTCCTTGATGTTTGTCAAAAACTGGTCAAAGCAACATGAAGCGTCTTTAGCATGTCAAGAAATAAGCTTTCATATCTTGATTACTGATATATGATATGACAAATGAAACAAATTCCTCCAAGAAATATGAATTTGATGCTACCTGCTAAATCAGAAACGGTGTTAGAAGCTGGTAGAAGACGAAGACGAACTTTTAGGGAATAACAAAAGGAAACCTGAACCAAAGAACACATATAGCAAATTAACTTTAATTAGGTCTGCATCCAAGAAAATAACCACGGTGAAAGAAACTTGTGGTTGGATTGTGCAATGCATTAAAATCCACGACTTAGATCTCCCAAATATTTTACTATAGAATCACATTTTACACTCACAACTAAATCatccaaaataattttaagaccaAATATTAAGAATGAGTCcctcaattaaaagaaaataaacaggATACTTTAAATGAACTTACAGAAACACAAATTAACCCAGATTTAggtaattaatcaataaaataaaattgagactCAATCCAACCATAAATTGGAAAAGGAAAAGTTTGTTGTCTCTCTTTAAAGGGCCAAAAGGAGGAAAAGAAACTT
The Primulina tabacum isolate GXHZ01 chromosome 9, ASM2559414v2, whole genome shotgun sequence DNA segment above includes these coding regions:
- the LOC142504556 gene encoding protein NETWORKED 1A-like, yielding MATLSHSESRRLYSWWWDSHISPKNSKWLQENLTDMDGKVKSMIKLIEEDADSFVRRAEMYYKKRPELMKLVEEFYRAYRALAERYNHATGELHQAHCTLAEALSEELPFELAEDSPSKILTKDVEPHTPENKLLIREGSVRKCPKGEKGREENFRDEVLKLSNENHILKDEVFHETGRAEKAESEVQDLKKNLANVQVEKDAFLLLYQQCLKRLSDIEGELNNAQNDVRRLDDESSKSEIEVQTLKEALLHLEGEKVSALVKHTEYLQKISNLEAMVSLVEEDRKGLDERAIQAQSEAQSMKDEILRLNIANTAAVDQYKQCLVKILDLEKVISAMEDEAKLLNMHAKRSEAAVMELQKALAQLNKEKEASTLEYKCCLEKINQLEKDLSMAVVNLKHLENEVLIGNAKFRNVEENRVLLEVSNQSLRVEAENLVKKIAMKDQELSTKGEQLEKLENHLQEENTHCQQVEAVLKNLQILNSQSKDDNRALQLELKNVLEMLKELEICKNGLEVEIQQVRDDNRSLSQSNLSSNVKMENMENEIISLRKLKQKLEKEVSLQMGSSKSLQQEILSLKEEIKELSSSYMALIEQVKAAGLNPACVGASLKNLEDENMRLRHICDEGINEKEILLKKLENMEDLLKKKSVDESSLSDLNGEKTIFIREKASLLSQLHAVTETMHRLLEKNAVLENSLSAAKVELGGLREKSKGLEEVCELLKSERSYLLTERGTLLLKLETVERKLGSLENRFFRLEEEYADLEKEKKVVNSQVEEFKVSLGVEKQERVSTQIQSEILFVGLQSQIHLLKEENEWKKNEYAEELERAQKSQFEISILQKFIEDMEEKNYSLIIECQKHVEASKLAEKVISELESESLEQQVETELLLDEIKRLRLDIYRVFRAVETGMDYALDGKIANEQTFVNHVLGNIEDMKRSISKYEDDKQQLLVENSVLITVLEQLESEGMEIESQKIYFENELKFMLKNHTIHKSEKHKILEMNKQLKLDLSEGRQRAAKLEAELVSLCVKQADLQKSCSTLQETYARVTEENMSLRKKFSDLKDEKWHTDQQNDAAVLDFLATGNKSAILRSFGAEKMMELKTILEDLNRQHDANCTLEKEMSVLRGQLELQKVGNLELTGAVQTLEMEIQGIREYNVQMKRGMINGKESLIQTEAKLLDAEAKLEAAENLNLTLCKMVEKLKSDIQGSLQTKQDRGKSILQLSENNIVQKKEIESLNSANTDIESEIQDMNDEFELWEAEASAFYFDLQVCSIHEVMFQNKVQELTGVCRSLQSESAEKTFENEQMKGKIFLMESEIGGLKSELNAYAPVIASLKDDIAFLEHNALLHSKLKATLTEEPEFLEVAAHPRRNISKKTHVDSLLGLKKLQGRIKTVRKLMEETKNPIFQGRSISDTKQEGPVKDIEDLKRRRFFGQDRRKLQKIKNKASKVWNGMLMKDIPVDQVPHAKRGDSGADDQVLDLCETSKNGKRDQTIGGSHTVSYQMVAKDKVFNNSENGKHKTDTPFTDSDVEKELGVDKLQASARNMAFFPEVNDRTIHDRLALNAYKLEILQTTAQNLRTKLAMNQHSRKAKNVDFETIHQQLLVAEETVLHLMEWNLIMAENIEETPCQDEVSSPNGSKIMQRTNITEQARKGSEKIDWLQLELQKIQYILLKFEDGKKNKGRSKFFKSKTVILRDFMYNGRKKSGKRKKSPLCGCLKPSSSMNRRSS